The genomic segment ATTCACTGCCGCATACATCAACCCGAGCACCGGAAATACCAGCATCGCAAGCAGCGGCGCGAACCTTTTGGCGTACGCCTTTATATTTGTATTCATGATCGACCCCTCCTCCGTTCCGCTACTTGCGTTCCGGCAGGGAACGCACGTATCCGTCGGACATGCTGAGCAGCTTCATCGCGTTGTCATAGTTCGTGCGGCTGTTGCCGCCCGGCGTCTCTCCGCCGTCCTTGAAGCCGAGCGTGCGCCCGTCCTCGAAGCCCGTGCCGGAGATGAACATGCCGCTGTCGTCAATAAAGGAGCCCGTCGGCAAATAATAGCGTTCGGGCAGCATGTTGCCGGTTGAATTGAGCAAATCTTGGCCAAAATGAAGATGATCGGACATCGACAGCCCCGCCAGATTCGCGACCGTCGGGAAAATATCGGATTGTCCGCCAAGCGTGCCGATCGTGCGATGTTCGGCAGCGCCAGCCGGCAGCTTGATCAGCAGCGGGATATTGAGCATGTCGGTCAGCTCGTAATCGCGGCCGAGCATCTCCTTCATGAGCTTCTTCTCGCCGGACGTGAGCGAGTAGATGGGCAGACCCTGATGGTCGCCGTACAGCACGACCGTCGTGTCGTCCCACAACCCGCGCGCCTTCAGGTCGGAGATCAGCTCGCCGAGCGCGAAGTCCGCATAGTTCTGGGCGCGGATGTAATCGCCGACGAGCGTGCCTTTGAAGCGCTCCGGAAGCTCCATCTTGTACTTGCGCGACGGAATCTTGTACGGATGGTGGCCGGACATGGAGATCAACTGCGCGTAGAACGGCTTGCCGCTCGCCGCCATCTCGGCCAGCTTAGCCGTAGACTTGGCGTACAGCACTTCGTCCGAGGCGCCGAACATGACGGTGTCCTCGTCGCCGAACAGCTTTTTATCGTAATACGTCTGCCAGCCGAGCGCCGGATACAACGCGGTGCGGTTCCAGAACACGGCGTCGTTCGTATGGAACGTCGCGGTATCGTATCCGTTCGCGCCGAACAAGCGCGGCATGCCGGGCAGTTCTTTGTCTGCGTACTCCTGCGAAGCCGCTCCGTGGCTCGGCACGAACATCGACGTGTTCACCACGAACTCTGCGTCAGCCGTATTCCCCTGTCCGACCTGCTGATAGAAGCGGTCGAAGTAGAGGCTCTCGCCGACCAGCGCATTCAGATTCGGCGTGATGATCTGGCCGTCGACGGATTTGCCGACGAGAAAGTTCTGCAGCGCCTCCATCTGGACGACGAGCACGTTTTTGCCGCTTGCCTTGCCCCAATAAAGCGGCGTGCCGGACGGCGGCACGTAGCCCTTAAGCTGGTCGATCTGCGCCTGCGTGATGCCCGAGACGTCGACTTGCTCGTCTTTGGAGGGCGCGAACGCGGCATAGACCTCGTAATTGATGATGCCCATCTTTTCCGCCTGCACAACCTCGTTCATGCTATGCCGGTATGGCCAGACGGTGAAGATGCACGCAGCCAGCGACAGCACGCCGATGACGGAGAGCACGCTGCGCCGCTCGCGGATCTTGAGTCCGCGCCCCCAGGCGCGGAACGCCTTGCTCACGCACAGCAGGAGCAGCAGAACGACGAAATCGGTGTAGATGAGCAAGAAGTAAGGATGCAGCAGCGAGAAGACGCTCCCCTTGACCTCCGTGACCTGGTTCACCTGCTGAAGCGCATGGTAGGTGACGATGACGCCGAAATATTTATAATACATAATCACGGCAAAATAGACCGATGTCAGCACGCCGTTCGCGGTCAGATACAAGCCGAGCTTGCGCCTTGGCGCGAGCAGCTCGATCAGGCAGAAAACGACCCATACGGACGGCAAGCCCGTCGCGAGCGGCAGCCACAGCCGCCAGCCCTCGAAGATGACGTACCCGGCCAGGTACATTTTCAGAATCATCAAGAGGGAAAACAACACAAACGGCTTCGTAAGCCAAAACCGCACCCGCTGCCATGCCATCATAAACGCAAGACCGTCCCTTTATTTAATATACACCGCATGCCAAAAATGCCGACTAAATGTAAACTGCACGTAAAAGCCGACCCAAATCAACTTCATCATTATAGTCCTTTGCAGCCTTCAAATAAAGCGATGCATGCAATTGCCAGCCGCCGCCGGAATCGGGCCTGCCGCACGCTTCGCGCGTGGAAAAAATAAGCTATAATGTGGACATAACGAAAGGATGTGTGCGAACGTGGCCATTCGATATACAAGACCTTACGACGAGATTCTGGATGAGCTCTCCCAGGCGCTGGCGACCATTCCGGACTGCTACGATACGTTCGAGATGGAAGCGCAGGAGTGGGCGGACCTGACCCAGGCGGAAAAGGACGTGTGCATCCGCACGCTGGCCGACGACCTTTTCTACGTATTAGGCGCGGAGAAGACGGCGAGCGCGGGCTCCGGCAGCGTCGAGTACGACAAGGCGCATCATGTGATCAAGGTCGTGTCGACGCCGCAGCTCGTTCATATCGTCGGCCTCAGGGAGCAGGCTTGACGCTGCTTTCAGGCTGAACTGACGCTGTCCGGCCGCACGCAAAGAGCCCTCCGCCGATTACGGATTACGGCGCGGGGGCTCTTTGCGTTGGATAAAGCTTAAGAACGATTCCGATTACATCACTCTCGCCCCGATCATGCCGTTGCCGCACAGCATGCCTTCCTCCCAGCGCGCCGTAGGCCTGGTCAACGCATATCCGTCCCGATTCGTGAACGATGCTCCTTCGGTTAACGATCGATAAGGCAGATTTTTAGTAGAGCTGATTATAAATAACGTTGATTTTTAATAAGGTCGATTTTTGATAAGGCTGACTTTTCATACGCTTGACCGTTAATGCGGCTGACCACTCACGAAGAGAATCGCCGCTTTGATAAGCCACGTCTCATATGCCTTTTTGTAAAAGCGCTTTCTTGTCAGTATAACATGCAAACGGGAAGGAGCGCCGTCTAAAAGCGTTTGTGCCTGTGGTATAATGAAATATTACCATTCGCGCGCGCTGCCGCGGGGAAGGAAGCTTAAGCATGATTTATCATCCGTCCCTCCAGCAGATCAAGCTGCTGTGCGGGCAAACCGCGTACGAGCGCGGCATGAAGCTGGATAAAGCGGGCAAGGCGATGGCGGCCGACGAGCAGAAGGACGAACGCCGGTACGATGCGTACGTATGGGGCGCCGAGGGACGCCGCACCGTGCGCATCGACCTGGGCGATTCCGGCATCGTCGACGCAAGGTGCGATTGCTCGGCCGCGCATTCGCAATATTACTGCGAGCATATCGCCGCCACGCTGATCCATCTCCACGAAGAGCGGGCGCCCGAGCCGGAGGAGCGTCCTTTTCCCGCGATGCCCGCGGCCAAGCGGGAGGCGCTGATCCCGACCCGCGACCTGCTTTTCACAAAGGGGTTGATCTCGCTGTTCGACGGTCCCGCCGGGGCGGCCGAAGCGAACGAGGATAACGGGACCGAGGCCGGGGAGATCGTCCCGCTCGACGTCGAGTTCATCTGCAAGGCCGTGACCGAGAACACCCGCTCTCCGCTGCT from the Cohnella hashimotonis genome contains:
- a CDS encoding LTA synthase family protein, which codes for MMAWQRVRFWLTKPFVLFSLLMILKMYLAGYVIFEGWRLWLPLATGLPSVWVVFCLIELLAPRRKLGLYLTANGVLTSVYFAVIMYYKYFGVIVTYHALQQVNQVTEVKGSVFSLLHPYFLLIYTDFVVLLLLLCVSKAFRAWGRGLKIRERRSVLSVIGVLSLAACIFTVWPYRHSMNEVVQAEKMGIINYEVYAAFAPSKDEQVDVSGITQAQIDQLKGYVPPSGTPLYWGKASGKNVLVVQMEALQNFLVGKSVDGQIITPNLNALVGESLYFDRFYQQVGQGNTADAEFVVNTSMFVPSHGAASQEYADKELPGMPRLFGANGYDTATFHTNDAVFWNRTALYPALGWQTYYDKKLFGDEDTVMFGASDEVLYAKSTAKLAEMAASGKPFYAQLISMSGHHPYKIPSRKYKMELPERFKGTLVGDYIRAQNYADFALGELISDLKARGLWDDTTVVLYGDHQGLPIYSLTSGEKKLMKEMLGRDYELTDMLNIPLLIKLPAGAAEHRTIGTLGGQSDIFPTVANLAGLSMSDHLHFGQDLLNSTGNMLPERYYLPTGSFIDDSGMFISGTGFEDGRTLGFKDGGETPGGNSRTNYDNAMKLLSMSDGYVRSLPERK